One region of Fragaria vesca subsp. vesca linkage group LG4, FraVesHawaii_1.0, whole genome shotgun sequence genomic DNA includes:
- the LOC101292111 gene encoding uncharacterized protein LOC101292111 translates to MVYHLTYFLCVCREAATTEVDTGIEGILNRLEKQRNLTLGFVLRDKEVSTGNASNDNKHDWSHETSTDATVGATSRSIRPASSNPTKVILSDVGGRPNHSRSLLDADVQRNSLKPEMWRTWSTQRAGSSDQEFEAGEVSYDEMGGSKGVLQDEKLQMKEGAIESEGRNDLDSHDEVIKYKLVRSHMQHLESELSSVLHSLRSKTSNAAPKEMGMITPGDESSSDDLRKLSDTWEFQENEIMHAQNKLRSTRAKLAVLEGKMAMAIIDVQKKVELKQKRVNDARRALRLLRTALIVWTNSASEVLLAGSYDGWATQRKMERSSTGIFSVSLKLYPGRYEIKFIVDGEWRIDPLRPIVRNNGFENNILIIT, encoded by the exons ATGGTTTATCATCTCACCTATTTTTTATGTGTGTGTAGAGAAGCTGCAACTACTGAGGTTGATACTGGAATCGAGGGTATATTGAACCGATTGGAGAAACAAAGAAATTTGACTCTTGGGTTTGTTTTGAGGGATAAAGAAGTCAGTACTGGCAATGCAAGTAATGATAATAAACATGATTGGAGTCATGAAACCTCAACTGATGCG ACAGTTGGTGCAACAAGTAGAAGTATCAGACCTGCATCATCAAACCCCACTAAAGTCATTCTTAGTGATGTGGGAGGCAGACCTAATCATAGCAGATCTCTTTTAGATGCTGATGTTCAAAGAAACTCTCTAAAGCCTGAAATGTGGAGAACTTGGAGCACCCAAAGAGCTGGATCTTCAGATCAAGAATTTGAAG CTGGTGAAGTTTCTTATGATGAAATGGGAGGATCAAAGGGAGTTTTGCAAGATGAAAAACTTCAAATGAAAGAGGGTGCTATAGAATCGGAAGGAAGGAATGATCTAGATTCTCATGATGAAGTGATCAAGTACAAACTAGTACGAAGTCACATGCAGCACCTTGAATCTGAGCTCTCCTCTGTACTTCATTCTTTGAGGTCTAAAACAAGTAACGCTGCACCAAAAGAGATGGGAATGATTACTCCT GGTGATGAAAGCTCATCTGATGATTTGCGGAAGCTCTCTGATACTTGGGAGTTTCAAGAAAATGAAATAATGCATGCCCAGAACAAATTACGTTCAACACGTGCAAAGCTAGCTGTTTTAGAAGGAAAGATGGCGATGGCAATAAT TGATGTGCAGAAGAAAGTGGAGTTGAAACAGAAGAGGGTCAATGATGCTCGTAGAGCCTTACGCCTTCTCCGAACTGCTTTAATAGTTTGGACAAATTCAGCCTCAGAAGTGCTATTAGCAGGATCATATGATGGTTGGGCTACCCAG AGAAAGATGGAGAGGTCGAGTACAGGAATCTTCTCTGTGAGCCTGAAGTTGTATCCGGGTAGATACGAG ATCAAATTCATTGTTGATGGGGAATGGCGAATTGATCCCTTACGCCCTATTGTTCGCAACAACGGATTCGAGAATAATATACTGATTATAACATAA
- the LOC101313210 gene encoding nitrate transporter 1.7-like produces MVWKRTRSPHFLSNFFCCCCCRSKRTAHSSSSSSEASLLLQKEEDDVVITKPGWKAMPYILGNEAVEKMATYGLTTNLMVYLVREYHMDQVFAANLLSMWICALCLFTVLGASLADTYLGKFRTILFASFASLLGMTTITVTASVPQLRPPPCDLGQHCISSTKIQLWILIMGLSWLGIGSAGIRPCSLPFGLDQFDTSTVEGRLATHSFLNWYYTSGTLVVLINQVFLVYIQDSVSWALGFGIPTLLMMLCAIPLFLVGSNIYVCVKPGGSIFLSFAQVLVAAYKKRHLKVLNDERVQGVLFDGSLDGNAVVSKLPLSTQSSFLKKAALVVDNDLKDGLSVNAWRLCTIQQVEDVMYVKKTLPIWASGGIFLLAFVQEGTFMVSQALKMDRHIGTKLQMPAGAIKMMSLSIIIIWLPLYDRVIQPALKRITKSEDGIPTLKKIGIGYIFSILCMLVAGLVEQQRRTLATLHGESPNGVAPISVFWLFPQLVLLGLSEVFGALGHIEFYNKEFPEKMKSIGNSLIYLCMAGATYLSSLVVTIVHSFTGKHGQPNWLDNDINAGSYKVGLKTGEIVPDV; encoded by the exons ATGGTGTGGAAGAGAACAAGAAGCCCTCATTTCCTCTCCAACTTCTTCTGCTGCTGCTGCTGCAGATCAAAACGCACAGCTCATTCTTCTTCTTCATCTTCAGAGGCATCACTGCTGTTACAGAAGGAGGAAGACGATGTGGTAATTACAAAACCCGGCTGGAAAGCCATGCCTTACATTTTGGGGAACGAAGCAGTTGAGAAGATGGCAACTTATGGGCTCACAACGAACTTGATGGTGTATTTGGTGAGGGAGTATCACATGGATCAGGTTTTTGCTGCAAATCTTCTATCTATGTGGATCTGTGCCCTATGTTTGTTCACTGTTCTTGGTGCTTCTCTTGCTGATACCTACCTTGGCAAATTCCGAACGATTCTTTTCGCTTCCTTTGCAAGTCTTTTG GGCATGACGACAATAACTGTGACAGCCTCTGTGCCGCAACTGAGACCTCCCCCTTGCGATCTTGGTCAGCATTGCATCTCCAGCACGAAAATCCAGTTGTGGATTTTGATAATGGGTCTAAGCTGGTTAGGCATAGGCAGTGCTGGGATTAGGCCATGTAGCCTTCCATTTGGACTTGATCAGTTTGATACTTCAACTGTGGAAGGAAGACTAGCAACCCATAGCTTCTTAAATTGGTATTATACCTCAGGTACATTGGTTGTACTGATCAATCAAGTCTTCCTGGTGTACATTCAAGACTCTGTGAGTTGGGCTCTGGGATTTGGCATACCTACCCTGCTCATGATGTTATGTGCAATTCCTTTATTTTTGGTTGGATCAAACATTTACGTGTGTGTGAAGCCAGGAGGTAGCATATTCTTAAGCTTCGCGCAAGTTCTTGTTGCGGCATACAAGAAGCGCCATCTTAAGGTTCTAAATGATGAAAGGGTACAGGGGGTTCTGTTTGATGGTTCATTGGATGGGAATGCAGTAGTGTCGAAGCTTCCTCTATCTACTCAATCTAG CTTCTTGAAGAAAGCGGCCCTAGTGGTGGATAATGACCTTAAAGATGGATTATCTGTAAATGCATGGAGGCTTTGCACCATTCAACAAGTTGAAGATGTAATGTATGTGAAAAAAACTCTCCCAATATGGGCATCTGGTGGCATCTTCTTGCTCGCTTTCGTACAAGAAGGTACATTTATGGTATCACAGGCCCTAAAAATGGATCGTCATATCGGAACCAAACTCCAAATGCCAGCAGGTGCGATCAAAATGATGTCATTGAGCATTATAATTATATGGCTCCCATTGTACGACCGCGTCATACAACCAGCCCTGAAAAGGATCACTAAATCTGAAGATGGGATCCCAACTCTGAAAAAGATAGGAATCGGGTACATCTTCTCAATTCTATGCATGTTGGTGGCTGGACTAGTTGAGCAACAGAGAAGAACTCTGGCTACATTACATGGTGAATCACCAAATGGGGTTGCACCAATATCCGTTTTCTGGCTGTTTCCTCAGCTTGTGCTACTGGGGCTTAGTGAGGTGTTTGGGGCTCTTGGACACATCGAGTTTTACAACAAGGAGTTTCCTGAGAAGATGAAGAGTATTGGGAACTCTCTGATCTATCTTTGCATGGCCGGTGCGACTTATTTGAGCAGTTTGGTGGTCACTATTGTGCATAGTTTTACCGGAAAGCATGGCCAACCCAACTGGTTGGATAATGATATCAATGCCGGCAG TTATAAGGTTGGTCTAAAGACAGGGGAGATCGTCCCGGATGTGTAA
- the LOC101313508 gene encoding uncharacterized protein LOC101313508 has translation MDVYAVVSVNDGTDNLKQATPTTLFEKGGTNPTFNNYTMRFTLDDSLLLNPLSSLQIRLVCYRPLPLRRLTWCIADFRVPFKELFDDHNGMTFITSCQVWGVYGSPNKGELSFSYKFGDKLLDAPAKKVPPVTSYAVHPGFKAALAKVRQEAEKKKPRMQVEAVFLAAAGLLMYAVCGCYCRCCL, from the coding sequence ATGGACGTCTACGCCGTCGTCTCCGTCAACGACGGCACCGACAACCTCAAGCAGGCGACGCCAACCACATTGTTCGAAAAAGGCGGCACCAACCCCACCTTCAACAACTACACCATGCGCTTCACCCTCGACGATTCTCTACTACTCAACCCCCTCTCCTCCCTTCAAATTCGGCTCGTCTGCTACCGCCCCCTCCCCCTCCGCCGTTTAACCTGGTGCATCGCCGACTTCCGCGTCCCCTTCAAGGAGCTCTTTGACGACCACAACGGCATGACGTTCATCACCTCGTGTCAGGTCTGGGGAGTCTACGGTAGCCCCAATAAGGGCGAGCTCAGCTTCTCTTATAAGTTCGGGGACAAGTTGCTCGACGCTCCGGCCAAGAAGGTTCCGCCGGTAACGTCGTACGCAGTTCACCCGGGATTCAAAGCTGCGTTAGCCAAGGTGAGGCAAGAAGCGGAAAAGAAGAAGCCTCGGATGCAAGTCGAAGCTGTGTTTCTAGCAGCAGCCGGGTTACTAATGTACGCTGTCTGCGGTTGTTATTGTCGTTGTTGTTTGTGA
- the LOC101292402 gene encoding sulfhydryl oxidase 2-like isoform 2, producing the protein MSSTLCLVLLLILSLLTVTLSSPGSRSILRAVNSGTSDVRDYAVDLNVTNFDAVLRDTPATYAVVEFFAHWCPACRNYKPHYEKVARLFNGPDAVYPGMVLMVRVDCASKINTKLCDNFSVSHYPMLFWGPPSKFVSAGWEPKQENSDIQVIENGRTADRLLGWINKQIGSSFGLDDQKFENDHLPSNASDPGQIARAVYDVEEATSTAFEIILEHKMIKPETRGSLVKFLQLMVAHHPSRRCRKGSAEVLVRFDDVYPLDAWSANGHEGQDGKGALGNIQICGKDVPRGYWMFCRGSKNDTRGFSCGLWVLLHSLSVRIEDGESSFAFSTICDFVHNFFICEECRQHFYKMCSRVSSPINKSRDFALWLWSAHNKVNDRLIKEEASLGTGDPKFPKTIWPPKQLCSSCYRSQKNNDIDWDEDAVFNFLTNYYGKTLVSLNKDKGLNGRDGTTAALEDLVPSTNAIVVPLGAALAIAVASCAFGALACYWRSQQKSRKPRRTWS; encoded by the exons ATGTCTTCTACACTGTGCCTTGTTCTTCTTCTGATCCTGAGCCTGCTCACTGTCACGCTCTCCTCGCCGGGATCGCGGTCGATCCTCCGCGCCGTCAACTCCGGCACCTCCGATGTCCGCGACTACGCCGTCGATTTGAACGTCACCAATTTCGATGCGGTGCTCCGCGACACTCCCGCCACCTACGCCGTCGTCGAATTCTTCGCTCACTG GTGTCCGGCTTGCCGGAATTATAAG CCGCATTATGAAAAGGTTGCGAGGCTGTTCAATGGGCCGGATGCTGTGTATCCAGGGATGGTATTGATGGTGAGGGTCGACTGTGCGTCAAAG ATAAATACCAAACTCTGTGATAACTTCTCTGTAAGCCATTATCCTATGCTCTTCTGGGGCCCTCCGTCTAAATTTGTATCTGCTGGATGGGAGCCTAAACAAGAGAACAGTGATATACAAGTCATTGAAAATGGGCGTACAGCTGACCGGCTACTGGGTTGGATCAACAAGCAAATTGGCAG CTCATTTGGATTGGATGATCAGAAATTTGAAAATGACCATCTTCCATCAAATGCATCAGACCCTGGACAG ATTGCTCGGGCTGTCTATGATGTCGAGGAGGCCACATCCACAGCTTTTGAAATTATCTTAGAGCATAAG ATGATCAAGCCAGAAACAAGGGGCTCACTAGTTAAATTTCTTCAACTTATGGTGGCTCACCATCCTTCAAGGAG GTGCCGGAAGGGAAGTGCAGAGGTACTTGTGAGGTTTGATGATGTGTATCCTCTAGATGCATGGTCAGCTAACGGACATGAAGGCCAAGATGGAAAGGGTGCCCTGGGAAATATCCAGATTTGTGGTAAAGATGTTCCTCGTGGATATTGG ATGTTCTGTCGTGGTAGTAAGAATGATACCAGGGGATTTAG CTGCGGATTATGGGTTCTTCTTCATTCACTGTCGGTACGAATTGAGGATGGAGAGAGCTCTTTTGCATTTTCCACCATTTGCGACTTTGTACACAACTTTTTTATCTGTGAGGAGTGTCGCCAACATTTTTATAAAATGTGTTCAAG GGTTTCTAGTCCTATCAACAAATCTCGTGACTTTGCCCTTTGGCTGTGGAGTGCACACAATAAAGTCAATGATAGACTAATTAAAGAGGAAGCCTCTTTAGGAACTGGTGATCCCAAATTCCCGAAGACGATTTGGCCTCCAAAGCAACTTTGCTCATCTTGTTACCGCTCCCAGAAGAACAACGACATTGATTGGGACGAGGATGCTGTGTTCAACTTTTTGACCAATTATTATGGGAAGACGCTTGTTTCTCTAAACAAAGACAAGGGTCTTAATGGGAGAGATGGGACTACTGCGGCACTTGAAGATTTGGTTCCTTCAACAAATGCGATTGTGGTGCCTCTGGGGGCTGCATTAGCCATTGCTGTTGCTAGTTGTGCATTTGGGGCACTCGCATGCTACTGGCGTTCACAGCAGAAGAGTCGGAA GCCAAGGAGAACCTGGAGCTAA
- the LOC101292402 gene encoding sulfhydryl oxidase 2-like isoform 1, protein MSSTLCLVLLLILSLLTVTLSSPGSRSILRAVNSGTSDVRDYAVDLNVTNFDAVLRDTPATYAVVEFFAHWCPACRNYKPHYEKVARLFNGPDAVYPGMVLMVRVDCASKINTKLCDNFSVSHYPMLFWGPPSKFVSAGWEPKQENSDIQVIENGRTADRLLGWINKQIGSSFGLDDQKFENDHLPSNASDPGQIARAVYDVEEATSTAFEIILEHKMIKPETRGSLVKFLQLMVAHHPSRRCRKGSAEVLVRFDDVYPLDAWSANGHEGQDGKGALGNIQICGKDVPRGYWMFCRGSKNDTRGFSCGLWVLLHSLSVRIEDGESSFAFSTICDFVHNFFICEECRQHFYKMCSRVSSPINKSRDFALWLWSAHNKVNDRLIKEEASLGTGDPKFPKTIWPPKQLCSSCYRSQKNNDIDWDEDAVFNFLTNYYGKTLVSLNKDKGLNGRDGTTAALEDLVPSTNAIVVPLGAALAIAVASCAFGALACYWRSQQKSRKYYHQLHSLKNI, encoded by the exons ATGTCTTCTACACTGTGCCTTGTTCTTCTTCTGATCCTGAGCCTGCTCACTGTCACGCTCTCCTCGCCGGGATCGCGGTCGATCCTCCGCGCCGTCAACTCCGGCACCTCCGATGTCCGCGACTACGCCGTCGATTTGAACGTCACCAATTTCGATGCGGTGCTCCGCGACACTCCCGCCACCTACGCCGTCGTCGAATTCTTCGCTCACTG GTGTCCGGCTTGCCGGAATTATAAG CCGCATTATGAAAAGGTTGCGAGGCTGTTCAATGGGCCGGATGCTGTGTATCCAGGGATGGTATTGATGGTGAGGGTCGACTGTGCGTCAAAG ATAAATACCAAACTCTGTGATAACTTCTCTGTAAGCCATTATCCTATGCTCTTCTGGGGCCCTCCGTCTAAATTTGTATCTGCTGGATGGGAGCCTAAACAAGAGAACAGTGATATACAAGTCATTGAAAATGGGCGTACAGCTGACCGGCTACTGGGTTGGATCAACAAGCAAATTGGCAG CTCATTTGGATTGGATGATCAGAAATTTGAAAATGACCATCTTCCATCAAATGCATCAGACCCTGGACAG ATTGCTCGGGCTGTCTATGATGTCGAGGAGGCCACATCCACAGCTTTTGAAATTATCTTAGAGCATAAG ATGATCAAGCCAGAAACAAGGGGCTCACTAGTTAAATTTCTTCAACTTATGGTGGCTCACCATCCTTCAAGGAG GTGCCGGAAGGGAAGTGCAGAGGTACTTGTGAGGTTTGATGATGTGTATCCTCTAGATGCATGGTCAGCTAACGGACATGAAGGCCAAGATGGAAAGGGTGCCCTGGGAAATATCCAGATTTGTGGTAAAGATGTTCCTCGTGGATATTGG ATGTTCTGTCGTGGTAGTAAGAATGATACCAGGGGATTTAG CTGCGGATTATGGGTTCTTCTTCATTCACTGTCGGTACGAATTGAGGATGGAGAGAGCTCTTTTGCATTTTCCACCATTTGCGACTTTGTACACAACTTTTTTATCTGTGAGGAGTGTCGCCAACATTTTTATAAAATGTGTTCAAG GGTTTCTAGTCCTATCAACAAATCTCGTGACTTTGCCCTTTGGCTGTGGAGTGCACACAATAAAGTCAATGATAGACTAATTAAAGAGGAAGCCTCTTTAGGAACTGGTGATCCCAAATTCCCGAAGACGATTTGGCCTCCAAAGCAACTTTGCTCATCTTGTTACCGCTCCCAGAAGAACAACGACATTGATTGGGACGAGGATGCTGTGTTCAACTTTTTGACCAATTATTATGGGAAGACGCTTGTTTCTCTAAACAAAGACAAGGGTCTTAATGGGAGAGATGGGACTACTGCGGCACTTGAAGATTTGGTTCCTTCAACAAATGCGATTGTGGTGCCTCTGGGGGCTGCATTAGCCATTGCTGTTGCTAGTTGTGCATTTGGGGCACTCGCATGCTACTGGCGTTCACAGCAGAAGAGTCGGAAGTATTACCACCAACTACACTCTTTAAAGAACATTTGA
- the LOC101292888 gene encoding uncharacterized protein LOC101292888 has product MGEHFVLLVDRLLTESTLEAIENRNRSMQATSSAVENPKLDYSNALKIDYEDIVLSPRKIVECRICQDEDEDSNMETPCSCCGSLKYAHRRCVQRWCNEKGDTLCEICHQQFKPGYTAPPPLFQFGRIPMDFRGNWEVSRRGSPRIIMVSTDREFLNPHEYDEYSASTARSLTWCRSVAFIFMVLLILRHTLPLIVNDYSFPLVMLLVLRTFAIVLPIYIMVRLVTAMHRRRSPQVQDLSSSSMTSSDDEETEPSSVLQPQTHIIRIETED; this is encoded by the exons ATGGGTGAACACTTTGTATTGTTGGTGGATCGATTGCTCACCGAATCCACATTAGAGGCAATCGAGAACAGAAACAGGTCGATGCAAGCCACATCCTCAGCAGTCGAAAATCCGAAACTTGATTATTCAAATGCGCTGAAGATAGATTATGAGGATATTGTATTGTCTCCTAGGAAAATAGTAGAATGCAGAATATGTCAGGACGAGGATGAAGATTCAAACATGGAGACGCCTTGTTCTTGCTGTGGCAGCTTAAAG TATGCTCACCGCAGATGCGTACAGAGATGGTGTAATGAGAAAGGCGATACATTGTGTGAGATATGCCACCAA CAATTCAAGCCTGGTTATACAGCTCCTCCTCCATTGTTTCAATTCGGGCGCATACCTATGGACTTCAG GGGGAACTGGGAAGTGTCAAGAAGGGGCAGTCCACGTATTATAATGGTTTCAACTGATCGTGAGTTCCTGAATCCTCATGAGTATGATGAGTATTCTGCTTCTACTGCAAGAAGTCTGACATGGTGTCGATCAGTCGCGTTCATT TTCATGGTTCTGCTGATTTTAAGGCATACTCTTCCTCTCATAGTTAATGACTACTCCTTCCCACTTGTTATG TTATTGGTTTTAAGAACTTTTGCGATAGTTCTGCCAATCTATATAATGGTGAGGCTAGTGACTGCTATGCATCGACGCCGGAGTCCACAA GTTCAGGATCTTTCCAGTTCGTCGATGACTTCCTCCGACGATGAAGAAACAGAACCTTCTTCAGTCCTGCAGCCTCAGACTCATATCATTCGAATAGAAACAGAAGATTAA
- the LOC101313798 gene encoding putative fasciclin-like arabinogalactan protein 20-like, whose translation MASPSITVFSLLLLLLPLSSALPSHSVLNAAEILADSGFLSMALTLEVVSQSLVPKSPSLTIFAPPDSAFKRAGQPSLSLLQLHFAPLALPLQTLTSLPAGTKIPTLQSGNSLVVTSPPSGAEISLNGVRVTTAASPIYDDGFLIILGVEDFFDPKFQFQAAAPPRIPAPGQKCGSDSSNGTGFPGASWFQGAKGAMRSNGYTVMASLLDLQLMGFKNPPTSLTVFAPVDQSVENPLLDPSVFLRHVVPCRLAWSDLVNLTEGTALPTYLDGFTIRISRSGDVLLLNGAPVYFANMYYGDSVVVHGLQESLVMPEEAAAGESSPEEGGSDSLDDESEF comes from the coding sequence ATGGCGTCGCCGTCGATCACCGTTTTCTCTCTCCTCCTCCTCCTCCTCCCTCTCTCCTCCGCCCTCCCCTCCCACAGCGTCCTCAACGCCGCCGAGATCCTCGCCGATTCCGGCTTCCTCTCCATGGCTCTCACTCTCGAGGTCGTCTCCCAGTCCCTCGTCCCCAAATCGCCGTCTCTCACCATCTTCGCGCCGCCGGACTCCGCCTTCAAGCGCGCCGGCCAGCCCTCCCTCTCCCTCCTTCAACTCCACTTCGCGCCTCTCGCTCTCCCCCTCCAAACCCTAACCTCCCTCCCCGCCGGTACCAAAATCCCGACGCTCCAGTCCGGGAACTCACTCGTCGTCACCTCGCCGCCGTCCGGCGCCGAAATCTCCCTCAACGGCGTCCGCGTCACCACCGCCGCCTCGCCGATCTACGACGACGGCTTCCTCATCATCCTCGGAGTCGAGGACTTCTTCGACCCGAAGTTTCAGTTCCAGGCGGCCGCCCCGCCCCGAATTCCTGCTCCGGGTCAGAAATGCGGGTCGGATTCTTCAAACGGTACCGGGTTTCCGGGGGCTTCTTGGTTCCAAGGAGCCAAAGGCGCGATGAGGTCCAACGGATACACCGTGATGGCTTCGTTGCTTGATCTGCAACTCATGGGGTTCAAGAACCCTCCGACTTCGTTGACCGTCTTTGCTCCCGTTGACCAATCGGTGGAGAATCCTCTGCTGGACCCCTCGGTCTTTCTACGACACGTCGTTCCCTGTCGTCTGGCCTGGTCCGATCTGGTGAATCTCACCGAAGGGACGGCGCTTCCTACCTACCTGGACGGCTTCACCATCAGAATCTCCAGATCCGGCGACGTTTTGCTGCTCAACGGTGCTCCGGTGTACTTTGCCAACATGTACTACGGCGATTCCGTCGTGGTTCACGGCCTTCAGGAGAGCCTTGTGATGCCGGAAGAGGCAGCTGCAGGTGAGTCTTCACCGGAAGAAGGTGGGAGTGACTCACTGGATGACGAGAGTGAATTCTGA
- the LOC101293190 gene encoding uncharacterized protein LOC101293190 translates to MKIDSSVCFFFLFLVLGCLSCVSALAKDGVVANRRSLKFSLVDENLGSWQNELSEAAESPGPSSDGPPLVLAAKRTKRPDILDGFKRYRGGWDIENRHYWASVGFTGAGGFIISVLWFVAFGMVLVVHHCCGWRINIKDEGSHRSQKMCLIILIVFTCAATVGCILLSVGQAEFHEEVLHTLHFVVNQSDYTVQTLRNVTEYLSLAKEINVAQVFLPTDIMDSIDKLNMDLNSAADTLTEKTSENSDKVKKVFSIVRSVLIAVAAVMLFLALIGLLLSILRHQHAIHIFIVSGWLLVAITFILCGAFVILNNAVSDTCLAMDEWVENPHAETALSNILPCVDQKTTNQTLSQSKTIVTDMVTVVNTFIYTYANTYPSYSDQYYYNQSGPLMPALCYPYDSQLRDIQCGDQQVSITNASLVWQNYTCEVSEFGLCTTPGRVKPDIYTQLVAAVNESYALQHYTPRLLSLQNCNFVRDTFQTITSSYCPPLEHYLKIVNAGLALISVGVLLCLVLWVLYANRPQREEAFAKLSLPVIGRSKKSSSNNHIHNRSSDVSTSNTSNGV, encoded by the exons ATGAAGATTGATTCTTCAGTTTGCTTCTTCTTTTTGTTTCTGGTGTTGGGTTGTCTGAGCTGCGTTTCAGCTCTAGCGAAAGATGGAGTTGTAGCCAATAGAAGATCTCTCAAATTTAGTCTAG TAGATGAGAATCTGGGGTCTTGGCAGAATGAGTTATCTGAGGCTGCAGAGTCCCCGGGGCCCTCAAGCGATGGACCACCGCTTGTATTGGCGGCAAAAAGGACCAAGAGGCCTGATATTCTTGATGGCTTCAAGCGTTATCGAGGAGGCTGGGATATAGAGAATCGCCATTACTGGGCT TCTGTTGGATTCACAGGTGCCGGTGGTTTCATTATTTCTGTCCTATGGTTTGTTGCTTTTGGCATGGTTCTTGTGGTTCACCATTGCTGTGGATGGAGAATAAACATCAAAGATGAAGGATCACACCGCTCACAGAAGATGTGTCTGATTATTCTGATAGTCTTCACATGTGCTGCCAC GGTTGGATGCATTCTTCTTTCTGTTGGGCAAGCTGAATTTCATGAAGAAGTCTTGCATACTCTACATTTCGTTGTAAACCAGTCAGACTACACTGTACAGACGCTTAGAAATGTCACAGAGTATCTGTCCCTTGCAAAGGAAATTAATGTGGCCCAGGTTTTTCTACCTACTGATATCATGGATAGTATTGACAAATTGAATATGGATCTCAACAGTGCAGCAGATACATTGACAGAGAAGACAAGTGAAAATTCTGATAAAGTGAAAAAAGTCTTCAGTATTGT GCGTTCTGTTTTAATTGCTGTAGCAGCAGTAATGCTTTTCCTAGCTCTGATTGGTCTTC TTCTGTCCATCCTTCGGCACCAACATGCAATTCACAT ATTCATTGTTAGTGGATGGTTACTTGTGGCAATTACATTCATTCTTTGTGGAGCCTTTGTGATCCTCAACAA TGCTGTTTCTGACACCTGTTTGGCCATGGATGAATGGGTAGAAAATCCCCACGCTGAAACAGCACTTAGCAACATCCTTCCTTGTGTTGACCAGAAAACCACAAACCAGACACTAAGCCAGAGTAAAACAATCGTCACTGACATGGTTACTGTTGTAAACACGTTCATCTACACCTATGCCAATACGTATCCATCGTATTCTGATCAGTATTATTACAACCAATCTGGACCTCTGATGCCTGCTCTCTGTTACCCCTATGATTCTCAGTTGAGAGATATTCAGTGTGGGGATCAACAGGTGTCAATTACAAATGCCTCTTTG GTTTGGCAGAACTATACATGTGAAGTATCAGAATTTGGGCTGTGCACCACTCCTGGAAGGGTGAAGCCAGATATCTACACTCAGCTAGTTGCAGCAGTTAATGAGAGCTATGCACTGCAACACTATACCCCTCGATTACTCAGCCTCCAAAATTGTAATTTTGTCCGCGACACATTTCAAACAATCACCTCGAGTTACTGTCCCCCATTGGAGCATTACCTGAAAATTGTGAATGCAGGTTTGGCCCTGATATCAGTCGGAGTCTTGCTCTGTCTTGTTCTCTGGGTACTCTATGCAAACCGCCCCCAAAGGGAGGAAGCGTTTGCGAAACTATCCTTACCCGTAATAGGCAGGAGCAAGAAGAGCAGTTCAAACAATCATATTCATAATCGCAGCAGCGATGTATCAACATCAAACACATCAAATGGAGTCTAA